A genomic window from Peromyscus maniculatus bairdii isolate BWxNUB_F1_BW_parent chromosome 1, HU_Pman_BW_mat_3.1, whole genome shotgun sequence includes:
- the LOC102910592 gene encoding MAPK-interacting and spindle-stabilizing protein-like isoform X1: MMEQCLPSAAPRFASERNCLCGHNFLYEADLKQSACSGWFSVACLFGFITTMRHATGSDLARKMSDEFLLAYVLPEQSPARTSAVSNAKAGHHPQGWPGSGPRSIISAPPAVLAGLPPSIAPSAVSFGPAPTGMYPSIPPTGPPPESPASLLLSGPSCLQPSGPYSAPAVRGPGPTGPYATPNIPFPELPKPYGTPADPAAAGALGTRGSMSSGLWAPGIGGQHPNMPYSSPGPHPTALPPVSGAPPVPWGTVPPGAWGPPASYPAPAGSYPVPGPHSAPNNPYQVMEPSGPSGAPSVPGGPQKTNEVPGGSRPDASNQESSPESTPETTGQMKQLKVDDKPIKRRRSKRKRKPVTWGDIKTLTHEAETLGKQQGHNTTDPKMMLLCLMTILHVNSQRVSSESE; this comes from the exons ATGATGGAACAGTGCCTTCCATCAGCAGCACCCAGGTTTGCTTCGGAAAGAAACTGTCTCTGCG ggcaCAATTTCCTTTATGAAGCAGACTTAAAGCAGTCAGCTTGCTCAGGCTGGTTCTCCGTTGCCTGTCTCTTTGGATTCATCACCACTATGCGTCATGCCACAGGTTCAGATCTTGCCAGGAAAATGTCAGATGAATTTTTGTTGGCGTATGTGCTACCTGAACAGTCCCCTGCCAGAACCTCTGCTGTGAGCAATGCAAAAGCTGGCCACCATCCTCAAGGCTGGCCAGGCTCCGGCCCTCGGAGTATCATAAGTGCTCCCCCTGCTGTGCTAGCTGGACTCCCACCAAGTATAGCACCCTCCGCTGTATCTTTTGGACCAGCACCAACAGGGATGTATCCGTCCATCCCTCCAACTGGACCACCACCAGAATCTCCAGCATCCCTTCTTCTTTCTGGACCTTCATGTCTCCAACCTAGTGGCCCTTATTCAGCCCCTGCTGTACGAGGCCCTGGTCCCACAGGGCCTTATGCCACACCAAATATACCCTTTCCAGAGCTACCCAAGCCGTATGGTACACCCGCAGATCCAGCTGCAGCTGGTGCTTTAGGTACACGGGGATCCATGTCTTCTGGACTTTGGGCACCAGGAATAGGAGGGCAGCATCCTAATATGCCATATTCATCTCCAGGACCACATCCCACTGCTCTTCCTCCAGTGTCAGGAGCACCGCCTGTTCCATGGGGCACTGTGCCACCGGGAGCCTGGGGACCACCAGCATCATATCCTGCCCCTGCAGGATCATATCCCGTGCCAGGACCCCATTCTGCTCCGAATAATCCTTACCAAGTGATGGAGCCTTCAGGACCTTCTGGTGCTCCATCAGTGCCTGGTGGCCCACAGAAAACGAACGAAGTCCCAGGTGGCTCCCGTCCTGATGCATCCAACCAGGAGAGCAGCCCGGAGAGCACCCCGGAGACCACCGGACAAATGAAGCAGCTGAAAGTCGATGACAAACCCATCAAGAGGAGACGTtctaagaggaagaggaagccagtAACTTGGGGAGACATCAAAACTTTAACTCATGAAGCTGAGACCTTGGGGAAACAACAAGGACACAATACTACTGACCCCAAAATGATGCTGTTATGTTTAATGACTATATTACATGTTAATTCTCAGCGTGTCAGTTCAGAATCTGAATGA
- the LOC102910592 gene encoding MAPK-interacting and spindle-stabilizing protein-like isoform X2: MRHATGSDLARKMSDEFLLAYVLPEQSPARTSAVSNAKAGHHPQGWPGSGPRSIISAPPAVLAGLPPSIAPSAVSFGPAPTGMYPSIPPTGPPPESPASLLLSGPSCLQPSGPYSAPAVRGPGPTGPYATPNIPFPELPKPYGTPADPAAAGALGTRGSMSSGLWAPGIGGQHPNMPYSSPGPHPTALPPVSGAPPVPWGTVPPGAWGPPASYPAPAGSYPVPGPHSAPNNPYQVMEPSGPSGAPSVPGGPQKTNEVPGGSRPDASNQESSPESTPETTGQMKQLKVDDKPIKRRRSKRKRKPVTWGDIKTLTHEAETLGKQQGHNTTDPKMMLLCLMTILHVNSQRVSSESE, encoded by the coding sequence ATGCGTCATGCCACAGGTTCAGATCTTGCCAGGAAAATGTCAGATGAATTTTTGTTGGCGTATGTGCTACCTGAACAGTCCCCTGCCAGAACCTCTGCTGTGAGCAATGCAAAAGCTGGCCACCATCCTCAAGGCTGGCCAGGCTCCGGCCCTCGGAGTATCATAAGTGCTCCCCCTGCTGTGCTAGCTGGACTCCCACCAAGTATAGCACCCTCCGCTGTATCTTTTGGACCAGCACCAACAGGGATGTATCCGTCCATCCCTCCAACTGGACCACCACCAGAATCTCCAGCATCCCTTCTTCTTTCTGGACCTTCATGTCTCCAACCTAGTGGCCCTTATTCAGCCCCTGCTGTACGAGGCCCTGGTCCCACAGGGCCTTATGCCACACCAAATATACCCTTTCCAGAGCTACCCAAGCCGTATGGTACACCCGCAGATCCAGCTGCAGCTGGTGCTTTAGGTACACGGGGATCCATGTCTTCTGGACTTTGGGCACCAGGAATAGGAGGGCAGCATCCTAATATGCCATATTCATCTCCAGGACCACATCCCACTGCTCTTCCTCCAGTGTCAGGAGCACCGCCTGTTCCATGGGGCACTGTGCCACCGGGAGCCTGGGGACCACCAGCATCATATCCTGCCCCTGCAGGATCATATCCCGTGCCAGGACCCCATTCTGCTCCGAATAATCCTTACCAAGTGATGGAGCCTTCAGGACCTTCTGGTGCTCCATCAGTGCCTGGTGGCCCACAGAAAACGAACGAAGTCCCAGGTGGCTCCCGTCCTGATGCATCCAACCAGGAGAGCAGCCCGGAGAGCACCCCGGAGACCACCGGACAAATGAAGCAGCTGAAAGTCGATGACAAACCCATCAAGAGGAGACGTtctaagaggaagaggaagccagtAACTTGGGGAGACATCAAAACTTTAACTCATGAAGCTGAGACCTTGGGGAAACAACAAGGACACAATACTACTGACCCCAAAATGATGCTGTTATGTTTAATGACTATATTACATGTTAATTCTCAGCGTGTCAGTTCAGAATCTGAATGA